A genomic segment from Papilio machaon chromosome 10, ilPapMach1.1, whole genome shotgun sequence encodes:
- the LOC106718049 gene encoding uncharacterized protein LOC106718049 yields the protein MWLKLLLLSILCCNTILTTSIDVGGVLSGNRMAGVPLGRSLGDGELDVEGICAEPGMACQNCTHAVTCVPLPYGYLKVPLQVCSNGKTCNAHIGGCSEKAVPECQPATQKHRHSCEQVGIFPDAFDCRKFHLCSPAEGLPDGRPADHRAALCPRHYGYNPQFAQCSMRLSNGQCSEKPVPDCKSVGETGPLAKSPNHYYVCLLKRGSLHPQVFICPHGWYFWDGFCRPEPQETVPTDKKVTTENSKLDNRFETETTTVKPTTSKIEGFFSTEKAVTYAADTFLADRFDLSNYETIDDVVPQNDYANSFESGTDFW from the exons atgtggtTAAAATTACTTCTATTGTCAATTCTCTGCTGCAATACTAtc TTGACTACATCTATAGATGTGGGCGGAGTATTGTCAGGTAATCGTATGGCGGGTGTGCCTTTAGGCCGATCACTAGGCGACGGTGAGCTGGACGTGGAGGGCATATGCGCGGAACCCGGCATGGCGTGCCAGAACTGCACCCATGCGGTCACTTGTGTGCCACTACCGTATGGCTATTTGaag GTTCCTCTTCAAGTGTGCTCAAACGGAAAGACATGCAATGCACATATAGGAGGTTGTTCAGAAAAGGCAGTGCCAGAGTGTCAACCAGCCACACAGAAGCACAGACATTCCTGTGAACAG GTGGGAATATTCCCGGACGCTTTCGATTGTCGCAAGTTCCACCTCTGCTCACCTGCTGAAGGTCTGCCTGACGGGAGACCAGCGGATCACAGAGCAGCGTTGTGTCCTAGACACTACGGGTACAATCCCCAATTCGCACAATGTTCG atgCGACTATCGAATGGGCAATGCAGTGAAAAACCTGTACCAGATTGTAAATCAGTGGGAGAGACTGGACCTTTAGCTAAGAGTCCCAACCATTACTATGTTTGCTTACTTAAACGAGGAAGTTTACATCCTCAAGTATTCATCTGTCCACACGGTTGGTACTTTTGGGATGGATTCTGTAGACCTGAACCACAAGAAACCGTTCCAACAGATAAGAAAGTAACTACTGAAAACTCTAAGTTAGATAATAGGTTTGAAACGGAAACAACTACAGTAAAACCTACAACTAGTAAAATAGAAGGATTCTTTTCAACAGAGAAAGCGGTAACTTACGCAGCTGATACATTCTTAGCTGATAGATTTGATTTGAGTAACTATGAAACAATTGACGATGTTGTGCCTCAGAACGATTATGCCAATTCTTTTGAAAGTGGTACTGATTTTTGGTAA